A portion of the Cryptomeria japonica chromosome 5, Sugi_1.0, whole genome shotgun sequence genome contains these proteins:
- the LOC131876176 gene encoding probable LRR receptor-like serine/threonine-protein kinase At3g47570, translating into MASLLLLVLLLSICLISVLPHSLNNLSHHHQHQQELLLRFKADVSNDTSLSDWTPLHPFCNWTGVICHSSSHSIRAINLTGMGLGGTIPPVIGNLSSLRSLDLSTNQLTGTIPPQLSQLSHLRLLWLNDNQLEGTIPPDLSACRSLYYLMLSFNKLHGSIPPQLSLLTSLKYLALGNNSLTGTIPPSFKNLSALVKLYVGENEIYGSIPSFLGNLSALTYVHLAANHLQGPIPPELGMLTRLQTLNLFNNNLSGTIPSSLTNLSQLNMLGLSRNLISGHIPWEIGNKLPNLEFLSLWENQLTGNIPKSIGNCSSLQILYLNTNQLGGTVPLELGMLNLLSYLYLHDNQLVSDSSNTLAFLTALTNCSHLQKIDCGENHFTGVLTPSIGQFPSNLKYLALQDCKISGSIPQQIANLTNLTYLNLGSNLLSGNIPSRIKRLHVMEELYLSDNKIEGSIPSEIGQMQHLGLLTLSHNKLSGKIPDSLCHSQQLRRLFLHHNKLSGKIPVSLEGCQKLELLDLSYNQIEGRIPREVIASLKNLQFYLNLSWNSLQGSLPQEMSKIVMAQAIDVSGNQLTGVIPFSLGDCTNLEHLNLSHNAFVGPIPDSLSKLKNLQEMDFSLNNLSGQIPEAGLFPNRTVAILLTGNPSLCGPKNYSLPPCSNQTHKKHSSLLKIVLSVVGAIVFVLCLFILGIVWRHKFSRQLVRPSSLFFRRLNYPKFSYHDLVIATSEFDESNLLGVGNFGSVYKGILRDGNVIAIKTLNLQNEEALKSFKRECKLLGRIRHRNLNKIISAFFYPDLKGLVLEFACNGSLEKYLHHDRDDQGFCELGLSECLSTAVDVAHGMEYLHHDCPLQIVHCDLKPSNVLLDANMTALVSDFGISRLTTSNSIDSVSTTTFALRGSIGYIAPEYGLGGNVSIKGDVYSYGILILEMVTKKRPSDDMFVGDMSLQKWVRSAFPDRLTEIVDSRLWRGVNENIEEHKCLISFIHVGLLCSSETPRERPCMRDVANALESLKTSVMGGAAASNLTYTISELLDNTNATGKLVSDSQSSSF; encoded by the exons ATGGCTTCTCTTTTGTTGTTAGTTTTATTGCTTTCCATATGTTTAATCTCCGTTCTTCCTCATTCTCTGAATAATCTCTcccatcatcatcagcatcaacaaGAATTGCTCTTGCGATTCAAGGCTGATGTTTCCAACGATACTTCTCTGTCAGATTGGACTCCCCTTCACCCCTTCTGCAACTGGACTGGTGTTATCTGTCATTCCAGTTCTCACTCCATCCGTGCCATCAATTTAACCGGAATGGGTTTAGGTGGCACCATCCCTCCTGTGATCGGGAATCTCTCTTCTCTTCGATCCCTTGATCTCTCCACCAATCAACTCACTGGTACCATTCCACCTCAACTCAGCCAACTCTCACATCTACGGCTTCTCTGGTTGAACGACAATCAATTAGAAGGAACCATTCCGCCCGATCTGTCCGCTTGCCGCAGCCTGTATTATCTGATGCTCTCCTTTAACAAACTGCATGGTAGCATTCCCCCTCAACTGAGTCTTCTCACAAGCTTGAAATACCTTGCCTTGGGCAATAACAGTCTCACAGGTACCATTCCGCCCTCCTTCAAAAACCTGTCTGCCTTGGTTAAATTATATGTGGGCGAAAACGAGATCTACGGTTCCATTCCTAGTTTTTTAGGAAATCTGTCTGCCTTGACTTATGTCCATTTGGCAGCAAACCATCTCCAAGGTCCCATTCCTCCTGAATTGGGCATGCTCACACGCTTACAGACTCTTAACCTTTTCAATAATAACTTATCAGGCACCATTCCTAGCTCTTTGACAAATCTCTCACAATTGAATATGCTAGGTCTATCTAGAAACCTGATAAGTGGACATATTCCATGGGAAATAGGTAACAAGCTCCCCAATTTGGAATTCCTTAGTTTATGGGAGAATCAGCTTACTGGAAACATACCAAAGTCCATTGGAAATTGTTCCAGTCTCCAAATACTTTATTTAAATACAAACCAACTCGGTGGAACGGTTCCACTGGAGTTGGGTATGTTGAATCTCCTAAGCTACCTCTACCTACACGACAATCAACTTGTTAGTGACAGCAGCAACACATTGGCCTTTCTCACTGCTCTCACAAATTGCTCCCACTTGCAAAAAATAGATTGTGGGGAAAATCATTTCACTGGTGTATTGACCCCATCCATAGGCCAATTTCCTTCCAATCTCAAATACTTGGCTTTACAAGATTGCAAGATAAGCGGAAGCATACCGCAACAGATTGCCAATCTGACAAACTTAACCTACTTAAATTTAGGGAGTAATCTTCTCAGTGGCAATATTCCATCTAGAATTAAAAGACTCCATGTGATGGAAGAATTGTATCTGAGTGATAACAAAATAGAAGGAAGCATTCCCAGTGAAATAGGTCAGATGCAACATCTCGGACTCTTAACTCTTAGTCACAACAAATTGTCTGGAAAAATACCAGATTCTCTTTGTCACTCCCAGCAGCTAAGACGTCTTTTTCTTCATCACAACAAGTTATCAGGGAAGATTCCTGTTAGTTTGGAGGGATGTCAGAAGTTGGAGCTTCTTGACTTATCTTACAATCAAATAGAGGGTAGGATACCTCGTGAAGTCATTGCCAGCCTTAAAAACCTGCAGTTCTACCTCAATCTTTCATGGAATTCTCTGCAAGGATCCCTACCACAGGAGATGAGCAAAATTGTAATGGCTCAAGCAATAGATGTATCTGGAAACCAACTTACTGGGGTCATTCCATTTTCTCTAGGAGACTGCACAAATTTAGAGCATCTAAATCTGTCCCACAACGCCTTTGTAGGTCCAATACCAGATTCACTCTCCAAATTAAAAAACCTCCAAGAAATGGATTTTTCTCTCAATAATTTGTCAGGGCAGATTCCTGAAGCAGGGTTGTTTCCAAATAGAACTGTTGCAATATTGTTAACGGGAAACCCCAGCCTATGTGGCCCAAAAAATTATTCGTTGCCTCCATGCTCAAATCAGACCCACAAAAAACATTCATCGCTCTTAAAAATAGTACTATCAGTTGTTGGAGCCATAGTATTTGTATTATGCTTGTTCATTTTAGGAATTGTATGGAGGCATAAATTTTCAAGGCAGCTAGTCCGTCCCTCAAGCTTATTTTTTAGAAGGCTCAACTATCCAAAATTTTCTTATCATGATCTTGTCATCGCAACATCTGAATTTGATGAGTCAAACTTGCTTGGAGTGGGAAACTTTGGATCTGTGTATAAAGGCATCTTGAGGGATGGTAACGTAATTGCCATCAAGACACTTAATTTGCAAAATGAAGAGGCTCTTAAGAGTTTTAAGAGAGAGTGCAAATTGTTAGGGAGAATTCGGCACCGTAACCTCAACAAAATCATAAGTGCTTTTTTCTACCCTGACTTGAAAGGTTTGGTTCTTGAATTTGCATGTAATGGGAGCTTGGAAAAATATTTGCACCATGACAGGGATGATCAAGGTTTTTGTGAATTGGGATTGAGTGAGTGTTTGAGCACTGCTGTAGATGTAGCCCATGGCATGGAATATTTACATCATGATTGTCCTCTTCAAATTGTGCACTGTGATTTAAAACCTAGCAATGTGCTCTTGGATGCCAACATGACTGCTCTTGTCAGTGATTTTGGTATATCCCGTTTAACTACCTCAAATTCTATAGATTCAGTCAGTACAACAACATTTGCACTCAGAGGATCTATTGGATATATTGCTCCAg AGTATGGATTGGGTGGGAATGTTTCTATTAAGGGAGATGTTTATAGTTATGGAATTTTGATATTAGAGATGGTTACAAAGAAGAGGCCAAGTGATGATATGTTTGTGGGAGACATGAGCTTACAAAAGTGGGTGAGGTCAGCTTTCCCAGACAGACTGACAGAAATTGTTGATAGCAGGCTATGGAGAGGTGTGAATGAAAACATAGAAGAGCATAAATGTCTTATTTCTTTCATTCATGTCGGTTTGCTTTGTAGTAGTGAAACACCAAGAGAAAGACCTTGTATGAGGGATGTAGCAAATGCCTTGGAAAGCCTCAAGACATCAGTAATGGGAGGTGCAGCTGCTTCCAATTTAACATACACCATATCAGAACTTCTGGACAATACCAATGCCACAGGAAAATTGGTATCTGATAGTCAAAGTTCCTCATTTTAG